In one Fusarium falciforme chromosome 5, complete sequence genomic region, the following are encoded:
- a CDS encoding Protein-lysine N-methyltransferase EFM6 gives MSSPPSSPLMDPVAISEDLTPLPTLKAIGVAQVDFDGVLSQSLKLREDVRSGCGGQTWPAGMLLGKHMLRYHRDRLNNARILELGAGGGLVGLAVALECDLQNPLLLTDQTEMFELMQHNIKLNGLQSKAKAMVLNWGEPLPATVLEQKPDVILAGECVYFEPAFPLLMSTIKTLLELNPSAVVYFCFKKRRRADMNFVKMAKKAFKVEEIFDEERPVFQRQGLFLFSFTRRTGQQQGQQQGQQRAASKSQGETRLAMNGDSQAKDVSS, from the exons ATGAGCAGTCCACCGTCGTCTCCCTTGATGGATCCCGTCGCCATCAGTGAGGATCTCACCCCGCTGCCGACTCTCAAGGCGATCGGCGTCGCACAGGTTGACTTCGACGGCGTCCTTTCTCAATCCCTCAAGCTGCGTGAAGATGTTCGGTCAGGGTGCGGTGGGCAAACGTGGCCTGCAGGTATGCTTCTCGGCAAGCACATGTTGCGTTATCACAGAGACCGTCTCAACAACGCGCGGAT ATTGGAACTCGGAGCCGGAGGTGgcctcgtcggcctcgcCGTCGCCCTCGAGTGCGATCTTCAAAATCCTTTGCTATTAACGGATCAGACCGAGATGTTTGAGCTCATGCAACACAACATCAAGCTGAATGGCCTGCAAAGCAAGGCGAAAGCCATGGTGCTCAACTG GGGCGAGCCTTTACCCGCAACTGTGCTGGAGCAAAAACCAGACGTGATCTTGGCAGGTGAATGCGTTTATTTTGAGCCAGCATTCCCTCTCTTGATGTCAACAATCAAGACGCTCTTGGAGTTGAACCCGTCAGCTGTTGTGTACTTTTGCTTCAAGAAGCGGAGACGGGCTGATATGAACTTTGTCAAGATGGCTAAGAAGGCTttcaaggttgaggagatATTTGACGAGGAGCGGCCTGTGTTCCAGCGCCAGGGTCTGTTCCTCTTCTCGTTTACTCGCCGCACAGGTCAGCAGCAAGGTCAGCAGCAAGGTCAGCAAAGGGCAGCCAGCAAGAGCCAGGGCGAAACCCGATTGGCGATGAATGGCGACAGTCAAGCCAAGGACGTTTCGTCTTAA
- a CDS encoding Intu-longin-1 domain-containing protein yields MAARPGAAAASPGSIVPAQLGFLAIFNPSLGNTDETIDDQIVYYASVTTQTSSHKRRRTRGQPTKDISPEERNERLRQIGLAQGMASFSRGFANGAPVDAIDTEKSRVILHELEPGWWILASIDLTKLPLPPRLTTKNSEPAEERYEYSSREMKPANLLLRDLLRAHSTFLMHHDSSLSALFVRTKRTKFVTVLSRYWDLFLSTWNVAMHGNPARDIFGGINVAASGELGVGVGEEDRGSGEREVLEGLVGRIEGLVDLVVSKFGDYNPDSPPPDAPNGDPEQWLGTGQEPSSEDGAIFLGTGALSRKSLRDVTQWMEDLYTWGDHTYGVIESPTSVRRAKRRRASRAIAQQAASTQPASTEAGESSKVVTETEPTGAGDASKDQPPTRETEDGKLDKMVSYLKLGYGTYWSLPGAGGGTGTDTSGESSAKEPPDAGAPQQESKPAQEDASKPSRPNLAGRTPSYEAAGHYLIGLKGEIDDEYSDPDSHSSDDAGTAEHNSRTVLRTVNVELESEALGRPEATIVRDFEHPASVLTQSQVVGNMVPGYDSHDLNKAKKLRVVVYVNRPFMFAFLFNLRTDSLAMDTLYRSLHYQLAPLRKPLLASTRYRPERPGADVGSGSGGGGNAGNSIYDLIWDPYSLTVHSSIPNIPDTYIDPKPWSRPDALNTHLHLLNLYAATRARATALERTEKSSRGWWIVWTRLLDRQEDPSASTNLSTIHEAGADVVETGPDQAADHQDNNSSDGSDSQEPRTPEVAKEIFLIRRASDHVGFRTDASTGGGDGAGRLAQGIGVDTRRYVEELLSLL; encoded by the exons ATGGCGGCGCGTCCAGGGGCTGCGGCTGCGTCTCCAGGGTCTATTGTGCCCGCTCAGTTGGGCTTTCtagccatcttcaacccctCGCTTGGCAACACGGACGAGACCATCGACGACCAGATCGTCTACTACGCCTCTGTCACCACCCAGACCTCCTCCCACAAGCGCCGGCGCACACGCGGCCAGCCTACCAAAGACATTTCCCCCGAGGAGCGCAATGAGCGTCTCAGACAGATCGGCCTCGCACAGGGCATGGCCAGCTTTAGTCGTGGCTTTGCCAATGGTGCGCCCGTAGATGCTATCGACACTGAGAAATCGAGAGTGATACTCCACGAGCTGGAGCCCGGGTGGTGGATTCTGGCC AGCATCGACCTGACCAAGCTGCCTCTACCCCCACGACTTACCACCAAGAATAGCGAACCTGCCGAAGAACGATATGAATACTCCAGCCGCGAGATGAAACCTGCAAATTTGCTTCTGAGGGATCTTCTGCGAGCTCACAGCACTTTTCTCATGCATCATGACTCGTCCCTGAGCGCCCTGTTTGTGCGGACCAAGCGAACCAAGTTTGTAACTGTCCTCAGCCGCTATTGGGACCTGTTTCTCTCGACATGGAACGTGGCCATGCATGGAAACCCGGCCCGCGATATCTTTGGTGGCATCAATGTCGCCGCCTCGGGCGAACTGGGGGTTGGCGTTGGTGAGGAAGACCGTGGAAGCGGCGAACGAGAAGTCTTGGAGGGCTTAGTCGGAAGAATTGAAGGACTCGTCGATCTAGTTGTTTCCAAGTTTGGCGACTACAATCCCGACTCGCCTCCCCCAGATGCACCGAATGGCGACCCTGAACAGTGGCTTGGAACCGGCCAAGAGCCTAGCTCTGAGGATGGTGCCATCTTCCTAGGTACTGGTGCCTTGTCCAGAAAGTCTCTGAGAGATGTGACGCAATGGATGGAGGACCTGTACACCTGGGGAGACCACACCTATGGAGTCATTGAGAGCCCAACATCGGTTCGGCGGgcaaagaggagaagggccAGCCGCGCTATTGCACAGCAGGCCGCTTCTACGCAGCCAGCATCGACTGAGGCGGGTGAATCCTCAAAGGTGGTGACAGAGACAGAGCCCACGGGCGCTGGTGATGCAAGCAAGGACCAACCACCAACACGGGAGACCGAAGATGGCAAACTAGATAAAATGGTTAGTTATCTGAAGTTGGGCTACGGCACATACTGGTCTCTGCccggtgctggtggtggtacTGGCACTGATACTTCTGGGGAATCATCTGCCAAGGAGCCCCCGGATGCAGGCGCACCACAACAGGAGTCAAAGCCTGCCCAGGAGGACGCTTCTAAACCCTCTCGACCAAATCTCGCTGGCCGTACACCCTCGTATGAAGCCGCTGGTCATTATCTCATCGGTCTCAAAGGGGAGATCGACGATGAATACAGCGATCCCGATAGTCACAGCTCAGATGATGCGGGCACCGCCGAGCACAACTCGCGCACCGTTCTCCGGACTGTGAACGTCGAGCTGGAGAGCGAGGCTCTGGGCCGACCGGAAGCCACTATCGTCCGCGACTTTGAGCATCCAGCCAGCGTTCTTACGCAGTCCCAGGTTGTGGGCAATATGGTGCCCGGTTACGACTCGCACGAtctcaacaaggccaagaagctgcgGGTCGTGGTCTACGTCAACCGACCCTTCATGTTCGCCTTTCTATTCAATCTTCGAACAGACTCCCTGGCCATGGACACCCTCTACCGCTCCCTGCACTACCAACTTGCGCCCCTCCGCAAACCCCTCCTCGCCTCGACGAGATACCGCCCGGAGCGGCCTGGAGCCGACGTCGGGTCTGgcagcggtggtggtgggaaCGCAGGGAACAGCATATACGACCTCATATGGGATCCTTACTCCCTAACGGTGCACTCCTCCATACCCAACATCCCAGATACGTACATCGATCCCAAGCCCTGGTCCCGCCCAGACGCCCTCAACACgcacctccacctcctcaacCTGTACGCTGCCACCAGGGCCCGCGCCACTGCCCTTGAGCGGACTGAGAAGTCGAGCCGCGGGTGGTGGATCGTCTGGACACGCCTGCTGGACCGCCAGGAAGATCCCTCGGCGAGCACCAACCTCTCGACAATCCACGAGGCCGGCGCCGACGTGGTCGAGACGGGCCCCGACCAGGCTGCCGATCATCaagacaacaacagcagcgaTGGGTCGGACTCGCAGGAGCCGCGCACTCCGGAGGTGGCCAAGGAGATCTTTCTGATCCGCCGGGCAAGCGACCATGTCGGGTTCCGCACTGACGCCTCTaccggcggcggcgatggcgCTGGGAGGCTGGCTCAGGGCATCGGGGTCGACACACGGCGATACGTGGAGGAGCTGCTGAGCCTGTTGTAA